A single window of Aphidius gifuensis isolate YNYX2018 linkage group LG1, ASM1490517v1, whole genome shotgun sequence DNA harbors:
- the LOC122847433 gene encoding dynactin subunit 1 isoform X3: MSVNSVKVGDRVQIKDKDCYGTVAFTGHPSFAAGKWIGVILDEPKGKNNGTVKGQAYFKCAENHGMFVRPIQLKLLDDAGNVMDPTSPPSAINDDSGAARARSRLNNTSSRRRNEPTAIRRKTSPVKPIIQHTEKLAGSRLSLAGSRSQLSSPSVENLNVSHIPQLERRESSIGIESGIPLPTTIKRASFVETGFVETLKPHFVPGQAMAGSMSSGIGSNNEEKLSHFQLLSENENLKSQVTDLNEKLETLRVKRMQDKEKLKEYEKTKLQLDQLLEFKSKVMESQGSLQRELQRARQEARDAQQEKGNYQDEMADLAETVEMATLDKEMAEEKAETLQIELDQLKEKLEEKSLDLEILRTEMSERMGGNISTNTTTSYEFKQLEQQNIRLRDTLVKMRDLSAHEKHEFQKLQKDLDQKKSEILELGRTKEKLSARVEEMEHQIADLQEQVDAALGAEEMVEMLGEKKMTLEERVLELEEAVSDLEALQDMSDQLAESSKELELELREELDLALGSVRDAQRHKEAALETLADRETTITKFRELTSQLQEQCLQLQNRVQSSESMQSGGSADQQLAEILDFQKTFAETRAQTKAVDLELRRLETEEARNHVKYLLSFMPPTFMIRGGDNDAILTLLLIPRMTQKTDILISQVRDKYQTIEKIDRSSLLKGHTVDQYTFKSRICGHMYALQTVLGCFESCLNTCSPDNLLKVGAVYPEMLAQEKSLDFFIQLAKKDQLDENVPLEGIEKCSSYFSTMFSVLFGECSVSMSNQAKMVMNGTRTLSCICDAITTEAIGIKCLIDGDYGDIGLLLQHIETNCEVIQQHLNSARRRVPRDQLLSSNIINLGLDNNWSEQFSACYQNSIKITKTLQDLLKSALQTITISGDFDTGIDSSKLKEMAAISTEKIYDTDDLGPVSTIKSSLITLQQLAANLAQKMAECENELAITGQNILPQKTDDNNLISPINIRSQIVKKESEETKILARKLETRDIDVREVKIALREKQEELSEMSLRKELAEKKLATQQHENEMNIEKLKRKLEEAQNQLKRKEKEFEETMDHLQTDIDSLESERGQLKEKLKSYGKKTTPIPGIPSSVNDGINIPTTPGDNTTTSSASINVTSSGQSSHDNRLLVQEISALKEALNNENRLKQKLLSESLKNKLDALDPIPIIAPVKQVDDKIQLLQQKRNKLIKEIHNTIVFPKIPDLTKNNKHSDEIEPPVIEKISPAYEIIKRQLLIKELGKKVEDLNNEICQVKITRTMGGQAPTNFGIFPCPEMASAMREKKQIIAAQINIPYNGPNCVQSVNVGTNELRQLHSLLTY, translated from the exons atgtcagTGAACTCAGTTAAAGTTGGTGACAGAGTCCAAATAAAAGACAAAGATTGTTATGGAACAGTAGCATTTACAGGTCATCCATCATTTGCAGCTGGCAAATGGATTGGAGTAATATTGGATGAaccaaaaggaaaaaataatggtACTGTCAAAGGACAGGCTTATTTTAAG TGTGCTGAAAATCATGGAATGTTTGTACGACCAATACAGCTCAAACTTTTGGATGATGCTGGAAATGTCATGGATCCAACAAGTCCTCCATCTGCTATCAATGATGATAGTGGAGCTGCGAGGGCAAGATCACGTCTTaacaa CACTAGCAGTCGCAGGAGAAATGAACCTACCGC aattAGAAGAAAAACTTCACCAGTCAAACCAATCATTCAGCATACTGAAAAACTAGCTGG CTCAAGACTGTCACTTGCTGGCAGTAGAAGTCAGCTGAGTTCACCAAgtgtagaaaatttaaatgtatcacATATACCACAATTAGAAAGAAGAGAATCATCAATTGGTATTGAATCTGGTATTCCTTTaccaacaacaattaaaagagCATCATTTGTTgag ACTGGATTTGTCGAGACTTTAAAGCCACATTTTGTACCTGGACAAGCTATGGCTGGTTCAATGTCATCTGGTATTGGAtcaaataatgaagaaaaactTTCACATTTTCAATTACTttcagaaaatgaaaatttaaaatcacag gtaactgatttaaatgaaaagcTAGAAACTTTACGTGTAAAAAGAATgcaagataaagaaaaattgaaagaatatgaaaaaacaaaacttcAATTAGATCAATTGTTagaatttaaatcaaaagttATGGAAAGTCAAGGAAGTTTACAACGTGAACTTCAACGTGCACGTCAAGAAGCACGTGATGCACAACAAGAAAAAGGTAATTATCAAGATGAAATGGCTGATTTAGCTGAAACAGTTGAAATGGCAACATTAGATAAAGAAATGGCTGAAGAAAAAGCTGAAACATTACAAATTGAGCTTGatcaattgaaagaaaaacttgaagaaaaatcaCTTGACTTAGAAATTCTGCGTACAGAAATGTCTGAAAGAATGGGTggtaatatatcaacaaatacaacaacaagttatgaatttaaacaattagaaCAACAAAATATACGTTTACGTGATACACTTGTTAAAATGCGTGATTTATCAGCTCATGAAAAAcatgaatttcaaaaattacaaaaagatcttgatcaaaaaaaatctgaaataCTTGAACTTGGaagaacaaaagaaaaattatcagcACGTGTTGAAGAAATGGAACATCAAATTGCTGATTTACAAGAACAAGTTGATGCAGCACTTGGTGCTGAAGAAATGGTTGAAATgcttggtgaaaaaaaaatgacattagAAGAACGTGTATTAGAACTTGAAGAAGCTGTTTCTGATCTTGAAGCATTACAAGATATGTCTGATCAACTTGCTGAATCATCAAAAGAATTAGAACTTGAATTACGTGAAGAATTAGATTTAGCATTAGGTTCAGTACGTGATGCACAACGTCATAAAGAAGCAGCATTAGAAACACTTGCTGATCGtgaaacaacaataacaaaatttcGTGAATTAACAAGTCAATTACAAGAACAATGTTTACAGTTACAAAATCGTGTACAATCAAGTGAATCAATGCAATCTGGTGGTTCAGCTGATCAACAGCTAGCTGAAATACTTGATTTCCAAAAAACATTTGCTGAAACACGTGCACAAACAAAAGCTGTTGATTTAGAATTACGTAGACTTGAAACTGAAGAAGCAAGAAatcatgttaaatatttactatcaTTTATGCCACCAACATTTATGATACGTGGTGGTGATAATGATGCAATATTAACTCTATTATTAATACCAAGAATGACACAAAAAACAGATATATTAATATCACAAGTACGTGATAAATatcaaacaattgaaaaaattgatcgTTCATCATTACTAAAAGGACATACAGTTGATCAGTATACATTTAAATCACGTATATGTGGACATATGTATGCATTACAAACAGTATTAGGTTGTTTCGAATCATGCTTAAATACTTGTAGTccagataatttattaaaagttggAGCTGTTTATCCGGAAATGTTGGCACAAGAAAAATCAttagattttttcattcaacttgCTAAAAAAGATCAACTTGATGAAAATGTACCACTAGAAGGTATTGAAAAATgttcatcatatttttcaacaatgttTTCAGTGCTATTTGGTGAGTGTTCTGTGTCAATGTCAAATCAAGCTAAAATGGTTATGAATGGTACGAGAACATTATCATGTATTTGTGATGCAATAACAACTGAAGCAATTGGTATTAAATGTCTTATTGATGGTGATTATGGTGATAttggattattattacaacataTTGAAACAAATTGTGAAGTTATACAACAACATTTAAATTCAGCAAGAAGAAGAGTACCACGTGATCAATTATTAAgtagtaatattattaatcttggtcttgataataattggAGTGAACAATTTTCAGCTTGTtatcaaaattcaattaaaataacaaaaacattacaagatttattaaaatcagcattacaaacaataacaattagtGGTGATTTTGATACTGGTattgattcatcaaaattaaaagaaatggcTGCAATATcaactgaaaaaatatatgatactGATGATCTTGGTCCagtatcaacaattaaatcaagtTTAATAACATTACAACAATTAGCTGCAAATCTTGCACAAAAAATGGCTGAATGTGAAAATGAACTTGCAATAACTGGACAAAATATATTACCACAAAaaactgatgataataatttaatatcaccaataaatattagatcacaaattgttaaaaaagaaTCTGAAGAAACTAAAATACTTGCTAGAAAATTAGAAACAAGAGATATTGATGTACGTGAAGTTAAAATAGCATTACGTGAAAAACAAGAAGAGCTATCAGAAATGTCATTGAGAAAAGAACTTGCTGAGAAAAAATTAGCAACACAACAGcatgaaaatgaaatgaatattgaaaaacTTAAAAGAAAACTTGAAGAAGcacaaaatcaattaaaaagaaaagaaaaagaatttgaAGAAACAATGGATCATTTACAAACAGATATTGATAGTCTTGAATCAGAACGTGgacaattaaaagaaaaattaaaatcatatggaaaaaaaacaacaccaaTACCAGGTATACCATCATCTGTCAATGATGGAATAAATATACCAACAACACCTGGTGAtaatacaacaacatcaaGTGCATCAATAAATGTTACATCATCTGGACAATCAAGTCATGATAATCGTCTTCTTGTACAAGAAATATCAGCTTTAAAAGAagcattaaataatgaaaatcgtttaaaacaaaaattattatctgaatcattaaaaaataaacttgatgcACTTGATCCAATACCAATAATAGCACCAGTTAAAcaagttgatgataaaatacaattattacaacaaaaaagaaataaacttATTAAAGAAATACATAATACAATTGTATTTCCAAAAATACcagatttaacaaaaaataataaacattcagATGAAATTGAACCAccagttattgaaaaaatatcaccagcatatgaaattattaaaagacaattattaattaaagaattaggtaaaaaagttgaagatcttaataatgaaatatgtCAAGTTAAAATAACAAGAACAATGGGTGGACAAGCACCAACTAATTTTGGTATATTTCCATGTCCTGAAATGGCATCAGcaatgagagaaaaaaaacaaataattgctGCACAGATTAATATTCCATACAATGGACCAAATTGTGTGCAATCA
- the LOC122847433 gene encoding dynactin subunit 1 isoform X6: protein MAGSMSSGIGSNNEEKLSHFQLLSENENLKSQVTDLNEKLETLRVKRMQDKEKLKEYEKTKLQLDQLLEFKSKVMESQGSLQRELQRARQEARDAQQEKGNYQDEMADLAETVEMATLDKEMAEEKAETLQIELDQLKEKLEEKSLDLEILRTEMSERMGGNISTNTTTSYEFKQLEQQNIRLRDTLVKMRDLSAHEKHEFQKLQKDLDQKKSEILELGRTKEKLSARVEEMEHQIADLQEQVDAALGAEEMVEMLGEKKMTLEERVLELEEAVSDLEALQDMSDQLAESSKELELELREELDLALGSVRDAQRHKEAALETLADRETTITKFRELTSQLQEQCLQLQNRVQSSESMQSGGSADQQLAEILDFQKTFAETRAQTKAVDLELRRLETEEARNHVKYLLSFMPPTFMIRGGDNDAILTLLLIPRMTQKTDILISQVRDKYQTIEKIDRSSLLKGHTVDQYTFKSRICGHMYALQTVLGCFESCLNTCSPDNLLKVGAVYPEMLAQEKSLDFFIQLAKKDQLDENVPLEGIEKCSSYFSTMFSVLFGECSVSMSNQAKMVMNGTRTLSCICDAITTEAIGIKCLIDGDYGDIGLLLQHIETNCEVIQQHLNSARRRVPRDQLLSSNIINLGLDNNWSEQFSACYQNSIKITKTLQDLLKSALQTITISGDFDTGIDSSKLKEMAAISTEKIYDTDDLGPVSTIKSSLITLQQLAANLAQKMAECENELAITGQNILPQKTDDNNLISPINIRSQIVKKESEETKILARKLETRDIDVREVKIALREKQEELSEMSLRKELAEKKLATQQHENEMNIEKLKRKLEEAQNQLKRKEKEFEETMDHLQTDIDSLESERGQLKEKLKSYGKKTTPIPGIPSSVNDGINIPTTPGDNTTTSSASINVTSSGQSSHDNRLLVQEISALKEALNNENRLKQKLLSESLKNKLDALDPIPIIAPVKQVDDKIQLLQQKRNKLIKEIHNTIVFPKIPDLTKNNKHSDEIEPPVIEKISPAYEIIKRQLLIKELGKKVEDLNNEICQVKITRTMGGQAPTNFGIFPCPEMASAMREKKQIIAAQINIPYNGPNCVQSVNVGTNELRQLHSLLTY from the exons ATGGCTGGTTCAATGTCATCTGGTATTGGAtcaaataatgaagaaaaactTTCACATTTTCAATTACTttcagaaaatgaaaatttaaaatcacag gtaactgatttaaatgaaaagcTAGAAACTTTACGTGTAAAAAGAATgcaagataaagaaaaattgaaagaatatgaaaaaacaaaacttcAATTAGATCAATTGTTagaatttaaatcaaaagttATGGAAAGTCAAGGAAGTTTACAACGTGAACTTCAACGTGCACGTCAAGAAGCACGTGATGCACAACAAGAAAAAGGTAATTATCAAGATGAAATGGCTGATTTAGCTGAAACAGTTGAAATGGCAACATTAGATAAAGAAATGGCTGAAGAAAAAGCTGAAACATTACAAATTGAGCTTGatcaattgaaagaaaaacttgaagaaaaatcaCTTGACTTAGAAATTCTGCGTACAGAAATGTCTGAAAGAATGGGTggtaatatatcaacaaatacaacaacaagttatgaatttaaacaattagaaCAACAAAATATACGTTTACGTGATACACTTGTTAAAATGCGTGATTTATCAGCTCATGAAAAAcatgaatttcaaaaattacaaaaagatcttgatcaaaaaaaatctgaaataCTTGAACTTGGaagaacaaaagaaaaattatcagcACGTGTTGAAGAAATGGAACATCAAATTGCTGATTTACAAGAACAAGTTGATGCAGCACTTGGTGCTGAAGAAATGGTTGAAATgcttggtgaaaaaaaaatgacattagAAGAACGTGTATTAGAACTTGAAGAAGCTGTTTCTGATCTTGAAGCATTACAAGATATGTCTGATCAACTTGCTGAATCATCAAAAGAATTAGAACTTGAATTACGTGAAGAATTAGATTTAGCATTAGGTTCAGTACGTGATGCACAACGTCATAAAGAAGCAGCATTAGAAACACTTGCTGATCGtgaaacaacaataacaaaatttcGTGAATTAACAAGTCAATTACAAGAACAATGTTTACAGTTACAAAATCGTGTACAATCAAGTGAATCAATGCAATCTGGTGGTTCAGCTGATCAACAGCTAGCTGAAATACTTGATTTCCAAAAAACATTTGCTGAAACACGTGCACAAACAAAAGCTGTTGATTTAGAATTACGTAGACTTGAAACTGAAGAAGCAAGAAatcatgttaaatatttactatcaTTTATGCCACCAACATTTATGATACGTGGTGGTGATAATGATGCAATATTAACTCTATTATTAATACCAAGAATGACACAAAAAACAGATATATTAATATCACAAGTACGTGATAAATatcaaacaattgaaaaaattgatcgTTCATCATTACTAAAAGGACATACAGTTGATCAGTATACATTTAAATCACGTATATGTGGACATATGTATGCATTACAAACAGTATTAGGTTGTTTCGAATCATGCTTAAATACTTGTAGTccagataatttattaaaagttggAGCTGTTTATCCGGAAATGTTGGCACAAGAAAAATCAttagattttttcattcaacttgCTAAAAAAGATCAACTTGATGAAAATGTACCACTAGAAGGTATTGAAAAATgttcatcatatttttcaacaatgttTTCAGTGCTATTTGGTGAGTGTTCTGTGTCAATGTCAAATCAAGCTAAAATGGTTATGAATGGTACGAGAACATTATCATGTATTTGTGATGCAATAACAACTGAAGCAATTGGTATTAAATGTCTTATTGATGGTGATTATGGTGATAttggattattattacaacataTTGAAACAAATTGTGAAGTTATACAACAACATTTAAATTCAGCAAGAAGAAGAGTACCACGTGATCAATTATTAAgtagtaatattattaatcttggtcttgataataattggAGTGAACAATTTTCAGCTTGTtatcaaaattcaattaaaataacaaaaacattacaagatttattaaaatcagcattacaaacaataacaattagtGGTGATTTTGATACTGGTattgattcatcaaaattaaaagaaatggcTGCAATATcaactgaaaaaatatatgatactGATGATCTTGGTCCagtatcaacaattaaatcaagtTTAATAACATTACAACAATTAGCTGCAAATCTTGCACAAAAAATGGCTGAATGTGAAAATGAACTTGCAATAACTGGACAAAATATATTACCACAAAaaactgatgataataatttaatatcaccaataaatattagatcacaaattgttaaaaaagaaTCTGAAGAAACTAAAATACTTGCTAGAAAATTAGAAACAAGAGATATTGATGTACGTGAAGTTAAAATAGCATTACGTGAAAAACAAGAAGAGCTATCAGAAATGTCATTGAGAAAAGAACTTGCTGAGAAAAAATTAGCAACACAACAGcatgaaaatgaaatgaatattgaaaaacTTAAAAGAAAACTTGAAGAAGcacaaaatcaattaaaaagaaaagaaaaagaatttgaAGAAACAATGGATCATTTACAAACAGATATTGATAGTCTTGAATCAGAACGTGgacaattaaaagaaaaattaaaatcatatggaaaaaaaacaacaccaaTACCAGGTATACCATCATCTGTCAATGATGGAATAAATATACCAACAACACCTGGTGAtaatacaacaacatcaaGTGCATCAATAAATGTTACATCATCTGGACAATCAAGTCATGATAATCGTCTTCTTGTACAAGAAATATCAGCTTTAAAAGAagcattaaataatgaaaatcgtttaaaacaaaaattattatctgaatcattaaaaaataaacttgatgcACTTGATCCAATACCAATAATAGCACCAGTTAAAcaagttgatgataaaatacaattattacaacaaaaaagaaataaacttATTAAAGAAATACATAATACAATTGTATTTCCAAAAATACcagatttaacaaaaaataataaacattcagATGAAATTGAACCAccagttattgaaaaaatatcaccagcatatgaaattattaaaagacaattattaattaaagaattaggtaaaaaagttgaagatcttaataatgaaatatgtCAAGTTAAAATAACAAGAACAATGGGTGGACAAGCACCAACTAATTTTGGTATATTTCCATGTCCTGAAATGGCATCAGcaatgagagaaaaaaaacaaataattgctGCACAGATTAATATTCCATACAATGGACCAAATTGTGTGCAATCA